In Cheilinus undulatus linkage group 3, ASM1832078v1, whole genome shotgun sequence, the genomic window AAAATAGTatgtgccaataattttgtgtgccttgagatttttaGTGTAAATACCGTGCTTCTCCACAAGGTATATGGAGATGTCCATCCACTGTGGGTGCATCTCAGGAAACCTTATATCATTGCTAATGGTTGAAgagatttttctgtatttttgaagtttggttGAATGAGGTACTTGGCGATCATAGTATGGTTTGCCAGCAGCGATTCCAGTAAGCATTGCCCCTTTTAGCATGACATGCTCGGGGAAGCTAGGCCATAAAGCCCTACAGACGAGTATAGCTGCTCCACGTAATTTAGCGAGTttcaggtaaaaatgggccaaaaaataaTGTTGGCTCAATTGCATGCTCTATTGAAAAATTTTGAagccttttatttattaagcCTCTGTGTGTGGAACTATTTTGCCATCTGAGCTACGTTCACTTCttctgcagcgtatctgaacagctgtttgggtctgcaggcttcatTAGAGAAATCGACACCAAATTAAGCTGAAACAAAATTATCAATTTTGACTTGAGTCACAATGACTTGCATTTTACAATAATATGATACTTTTACAACCTGGGGTACACAGAGGAATAACTTCTATGGATGGAGAATTGGcggaaagacagagagaagagagacacTTTAGTGGAGACTGGTTAGCAGGAGAGAGCCCAAATCCATGCATGGATTGTGAGGTGGGGGaggtcttgttttctttttgtttgtatgtaAAGCACACTTTGCTCTGCATTGTTTAAAGTGCTATACGAATAAAGTTTGATCGATTGACTTCTGGTGGAGAATAGATGCTCACAGCcatctgcagcctgcatcactccccaccCAGAATTCCCTGCCTTACCGATCCAAACTTCCTGtagataaattggaaaaaccGACCCCAACCAGACAAGCAGAATGTAAATTTGTCTTCCAAGTAGTAGTAGTCGTAGTTCCAAGTTTACTGCCgtcgcttttttttttattcaaatgggTATTAATTAGACAAGCTACAGCGAGCACGATATGTtaactttatgaaaacattgtCAGATGTTGAAGAGGAAAAATAAGCTGAAATAATCTTTTGAGTTTAGTTTGTTGTCGTTTCCTCTGTTGAGacctgcagacccaaacagctgtttaacTACACTAAGGTGTAAGAGCACATTGCTAATAGCCAAAACTCAaactgcaaaatagtgccaagtACAGAGGCTAAAATAAAACGCTTCAAAATTTTCAATAGAGTATACAACTAAGCCAACATTGATTTATGGCCTAGTTTAACCTTAAACTAGAAAAACTACATGGAGCAGCTACATCTGTCTGTGGTGCTACATAGCCTAGCTTCTACACGTATGAAGGGGCAGCGCTAACTGAAAACAGGAGGCTAACACACTATGGCCAGCTACTTCATACAACCCAACCTcaaaaatacccaaaaatccctttaacttgtgtttttttttaaaccttatcCTCTTCTGATAAACTATTAAAGTTACTGAAGAAGGCATCCAGATGGTCCAGGGATTTCTGATGTGAACTGACTGCAAGCTACAGCATCATGAATAAATCTTAGCCTTGATAAACTTACAATGGATGAATTATAGATTTTCCCCCATACAGTGTGAACCAGTTAATAAATAAGCTATTTATCCCTCATCTATTtcttaaaccaggctgtaaacatgctTATTTCAGCTTTAGAAATTAGCATTTTAACATGAGGCCTAATGGGAGCAACTTTGCCTTTGctgacagcctcaagtggacacttgaggaactgcaaaTGTATGCTCTTCTACACTGGATTCATTTTTCTACACCAAACGTGGTTGCCTAGTTTTTGCATAACatgaagtgtatttttttttttatcacactcATATCTGTGGGGTTCTTAGAATTGGGTAATATCCAAAACCCTTTTGATGCTCTTAAAGAGTTTTCAACAGCACTGGGGGCCGACAGCAGCCCTGTGTAAAATGAGGCACAACATGATGAACAGCCCATAACAGACATGTATGCTAGCAAACACCACGAGAAGAAAACTGTGGTGTAAAAATTCAGAAAACAAATTCAAAAAGGCACTAACTTTATGGTCAAAAAGCGTCATCTTTCATTTCCCATTGGTATGACTGCTGGCGTGATAAACAGGATGATCTGAACTGTTGGACATTCATGAGTACTTTATACAAGCTGAGTAAAATGCTGCTTGTGAACAACAATGTTACATACAAATATGTGCATGTGTAACTCTTCAGTACATTACAAATATAAAGAAAATCAAGTAGGAAAACAATCTATGAGTAAAGACAGAtttgaaagaaaaggaaaatcaGTAACTTTAATATCACTTCCTAATGTTTGTTATATAGATAAAATCCATTTGTTTGCGTTCCATTCATCCACCTGACCGTTATTGTGAAATGCGAGATACAGTACAAAGATGCAGTTTGGTAGAAGgtcagtcttttttttgtttgtttttctcctcttggtcagttggtttgttggtttcaGGGCCGCTCACAGGAGCGTACATAagcctcttttcttcttcttggggGCCTCCAGCGCCGCTCTAGTGGCCATCTCAAACACTTCCCGAACGCCATCTTTTGTTTTCGCGGAGCACTCCAGGTAGCCGAAAGCACAGATCCTGCTGGCCATGTCTCTGCCTTCTTCTGACTTCACCGGCTCCTGCAGGGTCAGGTCAGAGACTGTGGTTAGGGACCGTGTGCAAATTAATTGTAGGGAATAGTGCGCACAAAATCCACATGGAATAATAAAAATCCTTCGTGTTTTTCTGAAGCAATAAAATGGTTGTGAGCTCAAAAGCAGCAATGTTTTCCTGAATTAGCAAAATATTTCTCTCTGATTTACAAAATTTTCAATGAGAAACTTTAATATGTGCCCTGTTTTTCCGAGacaattcagaaaaaaaagccaagttttccaaaaaaggaagaaaggtatgttaattcagaataaaaacagctgttttttaaatttctgcaaGAGACTTAAATAAAGGATTTTATTTTACCCCAACATCCCCAATTTCTGTTGGCTGAGGGGCAGGTTATCTATTTTTGGTGAGTAAATAAATATTATCTGTTGCTTTATGATGACTTCATTCAACATGTTTACATGAGCAGGACTacagaaaggcaaaatatgaaatatacatttaatctttttttcattaaatttgaaatattggTAGTCTTACTATacatattaaatatttattaacaATCTGCCTAATTATGTTACTATGAACattattttttggaaataaaagtaCTGATGAAAATGTGAAACTTAGACAAAAATGTCTGTGACTTTTTGTCAAGTAAATCTTGATGAAACTTTGAAGGTTAAACATGACTAAAATCTAGTCAGCACTTTTATATTCAGACTCAGACTAAATCTAAAACACCTTCTAAGATTAAAACTGCTCAGCAGGAAAATAGTCTGAAAGATTCATCAATCATCAAAGCCTGAAACATGGCCATCTTTCCACAGttcttaaaccttttttttataaaaacagatttccacatttatattaataaaGTACTACCTAAAAACACTGCTTTATCAACCCAACAGCAACTTTGCCATTTTGCATGTAAAGCCAGTGAAGTCTGGCCTAACCATGTGATCCAAACACAAATAACCTATGAGTTAACGCTGCTTATTGTCAGACACTTCCTGGTTTCTGCAGAAAGGAAAAGCTGACAAAGGCTTCTGAACAAGCTAGAGAGCTTTGTCAACAAGTCTGTACTATCAGCTGAACCTAACCAGAAAGTAGAGCTGACTTAAGGATGTGATGTGCCTTTAAGTCACACTTTAAACCATCATGCAGCCGTCAGTGTGTGAGTGAGAAGCCGCTAACAGAGCGTTTTACAGAGCCGTCAATAAAGGCTGGAAAGTTTATAAGATAtatcaaaatatctaaaatgaGATGAAGGGCAAATAGTGCTGGGCAGTAAAACCATTTTCAGTTACAATTTTGGCATCCAATAATCAGAGAACAATGACTGAACAATCATTGGGTGGCATGCAGTGTGCTTGTTTTATTCATGGATTTGTCACGTGTAGCAAATGTTTCATGGTATTTTTGCAGCTAGagtttgtttgcttttacatgttCTAAATAAACTTGACCAGTacttaaaaacatgacttttcatttatttataagaactattttctctaaatttatctttttactTGTGAATTGtaatttattgtgtttttttaaagtgtacaGGGGGCAGTGAGTAACTGTGTGTGATGATCATGATCTCAATATCAGTTAAAATAATTGGTATTAttatatacataaatatattattattattattattgcccTGATCAAGCAGCCCTGTAAGACAATAATGGTTATATAGATATAGTTTgctttgaatttaaaataaaatacaaaataaaaaaagataccAGGCCTTTCATGTAGTAAAAAGGACATTGAAACAATGGGCATAGATTCTGAACTGACCAGATTTCATCTCACAGACACATGCAGACCACAAGAAAAGGACTGGAGAAgcttattttacattgtgtGAATTGGTAGCTATTCTAAATACcccaaaacactgaaaactgagTTTTCATAAGCCCCCTTTAAGTCTAATTTGtgaatgattattttctttatctaaTTTAGGAgcatttatataaataacaaaaatcttATTATGCATTGATATTAATTTTAATACACAGCAACAAAACTTGAAGTCCTAGACAAGCAATTTTGGGTAAttcaatgtttttaataaaaacattcacattGTGTGACTATCTCATCTGTTTATTCACGTCTCTTACTAGGTGATACGCCGGCACAGAGGGAGGATTACTTCGTCCCCCTATTATGCCTCTGCAATGTTCATAGTGCAGATGAAACCTCATAGAGGCATAAATATCAAGCCTTGGAAAAGCATGCACTTGCAAATTCTCAAATGTCTATCTATAAAAGCAATCACACTGGAATAATAGCTTTCCTTTGTGAAACACAGAGCATTagtctttctcttttctctgaCAGGCTTCAGTTTGGACTGCAGGGACGAATTCaatatgagtaaaaaataaaaaaggaacagaGCAACTATTCCCCTGACAGAAGTGTAATGTAACCATACCTTTACTTGGGGCTGTATTAAAATGAAGCAGCTAGTTATAATGCAGTGCTTTTGTCAAGTCAAGCTCCCAGAGAAGCAATACTTTCCATGGATATGAACATAAATTATTCATGTTTAAGTGCCTGACTATTGAGGAGGCTTCTTGTCCTTGATTACCCTCTTCCTTTTTATTGGCCCTTGGAGGCTGCCATACCTGCTTCATCTTAGCCAGCTCTCTCCGCGTGTGCTCGTCGTTCTTCAGGTCCTTCTTGTTCCCCACCAGGATGATGGGGACGTTGGGACAAAAGTGTTTCACCTCAGGCGTCCACTTCTCAGGGATGTTTTCTGTCCCGAGAGAGATGAGAAGAGAGCTGAAACACTCGAGACAAGAAGGAGGGAGGGGTCGGACTATAAAAAGGGACAGGCGGTGCAGAGTCACGGAGCAGAACACTTCTAATGATGGATTGCTCTGCAGACCGCTCAAGGCAAAGATGTTTTTGGCTGCACTAATCCTGCTTCCCATCAAGAACATCAAGATGTTTGAGAACAGCTCATAAAACTGCAGAGTTTCTGTGAGCAAAATATCACGTCTACACTTTATAAATCATGTGTTTGCAATACATATCACATTAGTCATCTTTCTTTCTAGCTACAAAGCTATAAAAATAGTCTTTTCTACCTCAGTATTTCCTTACCTAAACTGTCGGGGCTGTCAATGGAGAAACACATGAGGATGACGTCTGTGTCAGGGTAGGAGAGAGGCCTCAACCTGTCATAGTCTTCTTGTCCTGCAGTATCCCACAGTGCTAACTCCACCTAGGAGAAATGGAAACAAACAATAatgagaaaacatgaaaaacaaaagaacaaacacaTGAAGGTGATTTATCCTGGCTGGAGAAACAGCAGATATTCCACTGTAACATCCCAGCTctctttttattcttatttatcttattttttttctaagtagATCTTGTGCAACATAGCTAATGTGCAATACACTGTACGTTGTTTATGGCATATATTGGTAtcattcagattttttgtttatCTATTCTACTATTCATCCAAAAGTACAGGAAATCCCTGTGCAACGAGCATTGATCGGGTAGGTTTAACACTGCTTGTGGTGCTGAGGTGTCACAGCTCAGTATATAACTCTGAAGaggaaatgtaaacaaaggctgTTCCAGGTCGGTTATTTGCTTACTTGGACCGGTTGGCAGCAATACTGGACAACAAATCTAACTGCAAATAAATAGCTAATCTTGATGTTGATGATCATATTTACATTGCTAAACAATATAGTATAGTTTCTCAACAacataatgttttgtttttatttttctgtttcattatcACTTAGGAAAAACCCCACAAAATTGGAATTCTAACTTATGAACTGGCATCAGGACTTAAGCAGCTTGTTTGTtctatttcagatttttttattatgcatgtatcagtgttaattttgttgactaaaactatagcTAAAAATATTCGTCcatagcctttttttccatgaaaaaaaaactagaaccaaaatagatctgtgatgactaaaactaacaaaaataagtttagttttcatcaagatgactaaaactagactaaaatgtaaagaagTTTTTGCCGGACATTCAAAAGCCgcgatatttctccactgtgggtaaattctgcctctcagctgtagagagcagggaccccaggtctggcagggtgcatagaacacactaacatgactTGGtcccagatttaggcaagaaaataaatgcttggactaaaagtacagaataaatgtgagaactttttatggactaaaactagactaaaactaaaaagggtagaaatgactaaaatgtgactaaaactcaaagacatttcatttaaagactaaaactaaaattaaaaaaatctgccaaaattaaaactggcATGTATGATTTATTGATTCTTTCATACTCCTTTTTTCTGTTGGAtataattgttttgttttattgaatgaaataaacaaataaaataataaaataaaagccccaTGTGTTGCATATAATGACTGTAATATTCcttaaaattgtatttaataTTCTGTGTACAGAAAATACAGACAAGAAATCCAAAGAATAACTTCTGAAAGGAATAACTTCACTCAAAACACCAaagacaaacaaactaacaaatcaAAAACCAGGTTTGTGTCGAACAAGTCGCATCAATTTGCAGATCTGTTCAGCTCTCAGGTCACTCCTCCTCAAGAATCTCACTTCACAGCTCCATTGctctgttgctttttttttctaaatcacacatagcaaaatgtaaacaaagcttATTTCTGCAGCTTGTTGTTAAGTCTCTCTGTCTAGCAAACTGTTGACAGTGGTGTAAGGaattaaaataacacacaaacaaaatatcAATTTTCCAATGGTATTTGTTCCTGTGTCTTGTTATCTCACTGTTGAAACCCATCCTTTCTCTTTAGCCTTTCTTTAGGATTAGACAATTTTTatatagggctgggaaatttattgagtttttactgccactactactactactactactactactacaatCTTGTTTACATCGTTGTTTATGTTCATATGTGAAGTAGGTACCAAATTTCTGATTCTTCTGAAATAAATTcagcaaaaaatgtggaaatttgGACCTCGGAAGGAACACAAAAAAAGGCTTTACAAAGAGACTGGCTAACACTTTGGGAGGgaatgcatgcaaacatttcatttcaccaTGTTTAACCATTATAACACATTTAGGTTGTTTGTTTGAAAGGTGACAAATTATCTACAAATTATATGAAAACtacatttcttgaaaatatttccatCCAAGATAACAGGATAAAAAATCTCAAGAAACAATCAGAATGTATTAgtttttctgcaaaataaagtatatggaTAGATGTCTGCCTAGGGCTTCAATATCAGATATAtattgcctttttttatttatctattatctatttatttattatttatatattatttatttatcatttattatttatttattttttacccactGCTGGTTCCCGACCTACCGACCtacagttgagaaccaatgatTTACAGTAAGAACCACAAACAGTAGTATGCTTATTGACCTCAGATTTAAGTAGTTTCAATGTTTAGTCTAAGCGAGGGATcatttgatttcttttatttaattcaggagcatttaaataattataaaggtcaaataattatgaaacctgtttgataccaagaaaaaaaaaaaaaaaaacagaagttttagaCACCCACTGTTGGGTAATgaattgttttaaatgatcaaaaattgtaGGCAAACTACTGCATGCTGTCTTAACTGCACAAAATCCACACACTTTCCAATGTTGTCAGTGTAATTATGCAATTAAGACAGTGCTTTCTTTTATACAGCAGACacataaaataatacattttctcGTTTTTGAAACACATGGTGTCGAGTATAGAAAATGTAGACAAcctcaataaataaaatgttggaaatgtttttgtacagtgtgtaaaagtttgtctgcaatttttgatgaaaatgaaaaatgaccaTATTTTTGGTGTCTAGGacttgttgctgtggtatcaaaagaTTTCACAGTGTGATTTTGGCCCAGATCACCCAGCACTGCTATTATTATCCCAGCAGGTTTTAACCCTAGAAAGCCCTTTGGTcagcctgtttttttcttaatgtgCTACAGAATATATAAAAAGGTTTATTTGACTTAGAGGTCACATAAAGGCATTGGCAAGGATTCATCATCTTgcataacaaataaaaactccTCAGAGTATTCCTATACCTGTCGGTCCTGCACAGATGTAATGTTGCCCATTGCTCCAAGCAAACATTCACATGTAATGACATTAGTGATGAAGTATTGTTTCTAAGAGCCAGAGCCTTCTGCCAGTATGACGTCTGAACCTTCAGGCATTTGCTGCATCTGGGCGATTTCCCCAGAGCTGAATACTTCACATACCAGGATGTTATTAATGTTACAATTACTTAACCTCAGGTCATTTATCTCTACTTAACACACATACCTCACATATTGATCATAActtgtgattttaatttttaaccacAGCTTCTTTCCTTCTTTGAATTGACTTCTCATCCCCATAATCAGCTTTATGACTCTGTAATGTTGTCTGTGATGTGGAAATGAACTCAGGGAATGGCCTCATCCCATCACACCACTAATTAATTCAATTAGGGAAAGTGGGAGATAAGTGAGCATCCATCCAGATACCTTCTGTCCCTGAACGACCATCAACAGCCAGTCTTCACTCGCCTCTTTAGCTGACTCACTATTTTCAGGAGAGGGGGGAAACTTTTGCAAAGTTTAGATCTGTAACTTTACTGAATGACAATAGATACTGGTGAGCCCACAGAGAGCAAACGCATCAGTCAACGGTCCCAAAATAGCAGTTTGCAGAGGCAGAAGGTGGGAGGTGGCTGCACACGGGAGAGACTGCATGAGCAACCGGAGTGGTTATATTCCCACCAGACTTTTTTGTAGGCTGGGGACTTTGGGGAGgaagaaagaggggaaaaacatctatttttagAGTCTGCCCATTCTTCTGaaggtgagagaaaaaaatgattttaccCTCAAGAGGAAAGAAGCAGGGGAATCACATTTAGGGTATGAGAACAAATCCAGCTGCCTGTATAATGGGCCGATTCTCATGGGACTAGTCCTTTCTGAAGATGGAAGGGGGGTGGCTCTACACCAAAATGTATCCCCTCCTGGACGGATGTCCATCATAGATCCCTAACTTTATATTTCCAGGCCAGACCACAACAATTAACCCCTCCTCACCTTCCCCCAAAATATAACCAGGACAGGAAATGAGAGACGTTTAtcgagcaggaggaggaggcatGGGGGTCTTGATGTGAGGAGGGGGATCGCCAGAAGACATTGCTGTTTCTTGTCTGAACAGGAAGCGGGGAAGTAGagtcatttcctgttttgccAAGTTGTGATCCTGCAGCGGTGGTCGTCTCAAGAGAACAAAACCCTTTGACATAACAAACCATCTGCGGCTAAGACTCGACCATAGCTGACCGGCTGCCTGTGACTCAGAGTCAAGATGTTATACAAACTTTAGAGAAGGATAGCAGTGGTTTCATAACTCCAACTTCATCTGATATCACTCTCCATTTACTGTGAAGTAACCTTTATTTATACACCAGTGAGCCAGAACAGTATGACTACCCAGGGAATCTATTGCAATCCACTCCAAACATAGAAATTCCATCATTACAAGGTTGCTACATGCTCGGCTTTTGTTAAACTGGTCAGAAAGGTGATAATCCTACTTTATATCTATTACTGAAGTCTGAGTGAGCTGAAGTGGTAAACTCAAGTGCATGGCATGGAAAGGTGTTTATATCTTTTTGCTCCCCTCATATGTTAATGGAATGAGCAAAAAATTAGGAATACTTCTCAATAAAATACACTCTAGTACACAGTTCAGGAGACCTTTTGTACTGTACTGCATGAGATTGCATAGATGGTCATAAAGTCATGGCTGATCGCAGTGACAATGATTCCACTTGCCATCACTTTTCATTATTATGTTGAATTTATAACAGcaaaccctttaaatgccaaacatttttctttcctttcatgTACTATTATCAATTTAAAGCAATACGTACCaaagaaaagtgtttatttttaggtCTGTTTGTGCTACGTTTAGCATTAGTATCTTAGCTCATCAGGTGTGATTTATGAGCTGCCGTTGTACTGAATCCCTTTTCTTCAAAGcgtacagacaggcagacattttGAAAGTTGTCCCTCCTCTTCATACtaagtccacatgacttgacTCCTGAGTTGGAGAGCTGGAACTGTAAGAAGTTTTTGCGATGACTGGTGAAACACCTCGAGCTACCTAGAGAGCACCTGTGGCTCCCGTAAATctcatttaaaggtaaaaggtcaccacGGGTCATGCCAGATTAAAGACGCTGATTTAATGCATGGCAAAACGAGCTATGGTACCATGCAGCAGAGCCCCAGTGAAGCAATCAGCAACATTAAAACCGGTCCAAAGACTGATTCATGCTACATTTTTACTGATCCAGGTCTCCC contains:
- the rhoca gene encoding ras homolog family member Ca; amino-acid sequence: MAAIRKKLVIVGDGACGKTCLLIVFSKDQFPEVYVPTVFENYIADIEVDGKQVELALWDTAGQEDYDRLRPLSYPDTDVILMCFSIDSPDSLENIPEKWTPEVKHFCPNVPIILVGNKKDLKNDEHTRRELAKMKQEPVKSEEGRDMASRICAFGYLECSAKTKDGVREVFEMATRAALEAPKKKKRGLCTLL